One Halioglobus japonicus DNA segment encodes these proteins:
- a CDS encoding LolA family protein yields MRFLLTCTLLATLVAPAFAEGPKISWDLKDALRQVDRQADDFQTAMARVEMVRADLSGTEISREKGTIFMDKKGNIRLDVDGDEPRTMLVTKSYLYIHYPIQKRVESYKLSKHKTRMEPYMRLGFTNSGRDLEDDYLLTSLGERDIDSNRTLGLELTPEKDKARAVMGKAQLWIDQASWMPAQQVIAASSRGEEITLTYSFVARNLQLNPDLFSTQWPRGTDKEKM; encoded by the coding sequence ATGAGATTCCTGCTAACCTGCACCCTGCTGGCCACACTGGTCGCGCCGGCCTTTGCTGAAGGCCCCAAGATCAGCTGGGACCTGAAGGACGCTCTGCGCCAGGTCGACCGCCAGGCCGATGACTTCCAGACCGCCATGGCGCGGGTAGAAATGGTCCGCGCTGACCTCAGCGGCACAGAGATCAGCCGCGAGAAGGGCACGATTTTCATGGACAAAAAGGGCAATATTCGCCTGGATGTCGATGGCGACGAGCCGCGCACCATGCTGGTCACCAAGAGCTACCTGTACATCCATTACCCGATCCAGAAGCGGGTGGAGTCCTACAAGCTGTCCAAGCACAAGACCCGCATGGAACCGTACATGCGCCTTGGCTTTACCAATAGCGGCCGCGACCTGGAAGACGACTACCTGCTGACCTCACTGGGCGAGCGCGATATCGACAGCAACCGCACCCTGGGCCTGGAACTCACGCCCGAAAAAGACAAGGCCCGCGCGGTAATGGGTAAGGCGCAACTGTGGATTGACCAGGCCTCGTGGATGCCTGCCCAGCAGGTGATTGCCGCGTCCAGCCGCGGTGAGGAAATCACCCTCACCTACAGCTTTGTGGCGCGCAACCTGCAGCTCAACCCCGACCTGTTCTCCACCCAGTGGCCACGGGGCACTGACAAAGAAAAGATGTGA
- a CDS encoding M1 family metallopeptidase has product MKLRSILAVIACSLPLTVLAEVGSGAKKFAQLGHLLDTPTEVRLASGAPGPDYWQQRADYKIDVTIDDTRQHLTGRETITYYNQSPHSLKYIWLQVDQNRFRPDSDDMLTKTAPNFEKYPYSSMAGLLYRMEFQGGVNNFKITDAEGNALPFTENKTMVRIDLPQPLKAGEQFVFNVAWDHAIVDATKFARGGYEFFEKNGNYIYEIAQWFPRVAAYTDYEGWNNKQFLGNGEFTLELGDYEVAITVPADHIVAATGVLQNAEDVLSRKQLKRYEEAQSVDELMFIVTPEEAAQREQGSTSVESTWVFKAENVRDFAFASSRKFIWDAQSTPSGDKNVLAMSFYPNEAEPLWSQYSTASIVHTMEVYSRYTFEYPYPVSISVNGPVGGMEYPMITFNAPRPYDDGTYWDVSQKDHRESWSRSKYGLISVIIHEVGHNYFPMIVNSDERQWTWMDEGMNTFLQYIAEQEWEENYPSRRGPPENMTEYMTSGNVVPIMTNSESILQFGNNAYGKPATALNILRESIMGRELFDYAFAEFANRWKFKRPTPADFFRSMEDASAVDLDWFWRGWFYGTDYVDVAISNITQFTVDSRDPEVEKAWQKAKDDKLEPTLNDQRNEDLERLVDKYPALNDFYNDYDDYTVTPWDYAQYEKTLKALSDKEKALLAMDKHFYTVTFDNLGGLVTPLPLRISYADGATEEMQIPAEIWRRNAEQVTKLFVSEREITGIEIDPYRSTADADVYNNSWPRKVKTSRFRLHMDSPKPNHMRRDEKTNWEKKDK; this is encoded by the coding sequence ATGAAGCTCCGTTCAATTCTCGCTGTAATCGCCTGCTCCCTGCCCCTGACCGTACTTGCTGAAGTCGGCTCAGGCGCCAAGAAATTTGCCCAGTTAGGCCACCTGCTGGACACACCTACCGAGGTCCGCCTTGCCAGCGGCGCCCCGGGACCCGATTACTGGCAGCAGCGCGCTGACTACAAGATCGACGTCACCATCGACGATACCCGTCAGCACCTGACCGGGCGCGAAACCATTACCTACTACAACCAGAGCCCGCATAGCCTGAAATACATCTGGCTGCAGGTTGACCAGAATCGCTTCCGCCCCGACTCCGACGACATGCTGACCAAAACCGCGCCCAACTTCGAGAAGTACCCCTACTCGAGCATGGCCGGTCTTTTATATCGCATGGAATTTCAGGGTGGGGTGAATAACTTCAAGATCACCGACGCCGAGGGCAACGCCCTGCCGTTCACTGAAAACAAGACCATGGTGCGTATTGATCTGCCCCAGCCGCTCAAAGCCGGAGAGCAGTTCGTCTTCAACGTTGCCTGGGATCACGCCATTGTCGATGCCACCAAGTTTGCCCGTGGCGGCTACGAGTTTTTCGAGAAGAACGGCAACTACATCTACGAGATCGCCCAGTGGTTCCCTCGAGTGGCGGCCTATACCGACTACGAGGGCTGGAACAACAAGCAGTTCCTCGGCAATGGTGAGTTCACCCTGGAACTGGGCGACTACGAAGTCGCGATCACCGTTCCCGCCGACCACATCGTGGCCGCTACCGGCGTCCTGCAAAACGCGGAGGACGTGCTCAGCCGCAAACAGCTCAAGCGCTATGAAGAGGCACAGAGTGTCGACGAGCTGATGTTTATCGTAACGCCGGAAGAAGCCGCCCAGCGCGAACAGGGCAGCACCTCGGTTGAGAGCACCTGGGTATTCAAGGCTGAGAATGTACGCGATTTCGCCTTTGCCTCTTCCCGCAAATTCATCTGGGATGCCCAGTCCACCCCCTCCGGTGACAAGAACGTGCTGGCCATGTCGTTCTACCCCAACGAAGCGGAGCCACTGTGGAGCCAGTACTCCACCGCCTCGATTGTACACACCATGGAGGTTTATTCCCGCTACACCTTCGAGTACCCGTACCCGGTATCGATCTCGGTAAATGGCCCGGTGGGCGGCATGGAATATCCCATGATTACCTTCAACGCGCCCCGGCCATACGATGATGGCACTTATTGGGATGTCAGCCAGAAAGATCACCGTGAGTCCTGGTCGCGCAGCAAGTACGGGCTGATCTCCGTCATCATTCACGAGGTCGGGCACAACTACTTCCCGATGATCGTCAACTCCGATGAGCGCCAGTGGACCTGGATGGACGAAGGCATGAACACCTTCCTGCAGTACATTGCCGAACAGGAGTGGGAGGAAAACTATCCCTCTCGTCGCGGCCCGCCGGAGAACATGACCGAGTACATGACCAGCGGCAACGTGGTGCCCATCATGACCAACTCGGAATCCATTTTGCAGTTCGGCAACAATGCCTATGGTAAACCCGCCACAGCCCTGAACATTCTCCGCGAGAGCATTATGGGCCGTGAGCTGTTTGACTACGCGTTTGCCGAATTTGCCAATCGCTGGAAGTTCAAGCGCCCCACCCCCGCCGATTTCTTCCGCAGTATGGAAGATGCCTCGGCAGTTGATCTGGACTGGTTCTGGCGCGGCTGGTTCTACGGCACCGACTACGTGGATGTTGCGATCTCTAACATCACCCAGTTCACAGTCGACAGCCGCGACCCTGAAGTGGAAAAAGCCTGGCAGAAAGCCAAGGACGACAAGCTCGAGCCCACCCTCAACGACCAGCGCAACGAGGACCTCGAGCGGCTGGTGGACAAGTATCCGGCGCTGAATGACTTCTACAACGATTACGACGACTACACGGTGACGCCCTGGGATTACGCCCAGTACGAGAAAACCCTGAAGGCACTGAGTGACAAGGAAAAAGCCCTGCTGGCGATGGACAAGCACTTCTACACCGTGACCTTTGATAATCTCGGCGGCCTGGTCACGCCGCTACCACTGCGCATCAGCTATGCCGACGGTGCTACCGAGGAAATGCAGATTCCGGCGGAAATCTGGCGACGCAACGCCGAGCAGGTTACCAAGCTGTTTGTCAGCGAACGTGAAATCACCGGTATCGAAATCGACCCGTACCGCAGCACCGCCGACGCCGATGTGTATAACAACAGCTGGCCGCGCAAGGTGAAGACTTCGCGCTTCCGCCTACACATGGACTCGCCAAAGCCGAACCATATGCGTCGCGACGAGAAAACCAACTGGGAAAAGAAAGACAAGTGA
- a CDS encoding DUF6702 family protein → MIPRLLRLVAALLLATQAWAHPSHTSFAEIGWSADGDALEVALRVIPEDVEELLSSRQQRQVVLVDTPEVRQWLEAWLNEEFRVYADGPSLPVQLQSLDLESYRASWLFFTVAAPKANTLSLQNRLLLSHNTHERGRVQINTVQRLWQPASDRMTFTDEQPQPLWAPAP, encoded by the coding sequence GTGATCCCTCGCCTGCTCCGCCTGGTGGCAGCCCTGCTGCTGGCCACCCAGGCCTGGGCCCATCCCTCACATACCAGCTTTGCGGAAATCGGCTGGAGTGCCGATGGCGATGCACTTGAAGTGGCGCTGAGGGTCATCCCAGAAGATGTCGAGGAACTGCTCTCGTCCCGGCAGCAGCGCCAGGTGGTGCTGGTCGACACCCCGGAGGTCAGGCAGTGGCTTGAGGCCTGGCTTAACGAGGAATTCAGGGTTTATGCCGACGGCCCATCACTGCCAGTGCAACTGCAAAGCCTGGATCTGGAGAGCTACCGCGCCAGCTGGCTGTTCTTCACCGTAGCTGCGCCCAAAGCAAACACGCTCAGCCTGCAGAACCGACTGCTCTTATCTCACAACACCCACGAGCGCGGCCGCGTGCAGATCAACACCGTACAACGCCTCTGGCAACCGGCCAGCGATCGCATGACTTTCACCGACGAGCAACCGCAACCGCTATGGGCACCCGCGCCATAA
- a CDS encoding dihydrofolate reductase family protein — protein MEKLVSFNLTAEQWPYGDRPIYVLSTTLQRAPESLVGNVQVFPAGLDALVGHLRSSGYQHGYVDGGTTITSFINAGLLDEICVTQAPVLLGEGLPLFGHLGQQVDLSAARAEAFGNDFLQWKYSLNYSQSTG, from the coding sequence ATGGAAAAATTGGTGAGCTTTAATCTCACCGCTGAGCAGTGGCCCTACGGTGATCGGCCCATTTACGTGTTGAGCACGACACTGCAGCGTGCGCCGGAGTCACTGGTCGGCAACGTACAGGTTTTCCCCGCCGGGCTCGATGCACTGGTGGGGCACCTGCGCAGCAGTGGCTATCAACACGGCTATGTCGACGGTGGCACGACCATTACCTCGTTCATCAATGCGGGTTTGCTCGATGAAATCTGCGTAACCCAGGCACCGGTACTGCTCGGCGAGGGCCTGCCGTTATTTGGGCATCTTGGCCAGCAGGTGGATTTGTCCGCAGCCCGGGCTGAGGCCTTTGGCAACGATTTCTTGCAGTGGAAATATTCCCTTAACTATTCGCAATCGACGGGCTGA
- a CDS encoding nuclear transport factor 2 family protein has translation MTVTDVSLEERAAIIDVYNAYAEGVDTKNWAMVRNCFADEVMIDYQTGAHDRDPNVPWPADEWVGGIKAVINGFDITRHIIANHRFERDGDAVICRAYLTADHIIWKHGEPEEPNAAPDELSRVVGEYTNRCQNIDGAWKVVASRLTVTYSTGPDELFVTAMQRAAAIVE, from the coding sequence ATGACAGTAACTGACGTAAGCCTGGAAGAACGGGCGGCGATTATCGATGTGTATAACGCCTACGCCGAAGGCGTGGACACCAAAAACTGGGCTATGGTGCGCAACTGCTTTGCAGACGAGGTTATGATCGATTACCAGACCGGCGCCCACGACCGCGACCCCAATGTTCCGTGGCCCGCAGATGAGTGGGTCGGCGGCATCAAGGCGGTGATCAATGGCTTTGATATCACTCGCCATATCATTGCCAATCATCGCTTTGAGCGCGATGGCGATGCGGTGATTTGCCGGGCCTACCTTACCGCGGATCACATCATCTGGAAGCATGGCGAACCGGAAGAGCCGAATGCTGCCCCGGATGAGTTGAGCCGGGTGGTGGGCGAATACACGAATCGCTGTCAGAACATTGACGGCGCGTGGAAAGTGGTCGCATCGCGGCTGACGGTGACTTACTCTACCGGCCCGGATGAACTTTTTGTCACAGCAATGCAGCGTGCCGCTGCTATAGTTGAATAA
- a CDS encoding SDR family oxidoreductase produces MGRVAGKVALVTGAASGLGLAIASRLAEEGASVVLTDVAREAGMAAAAQLPNARFEYLDVTSESAWESLLQSMDSLDVLVNCAGIVELASIEHTTEALWRKINAVGADGTFFGCKHALALMKANGGGSIVNMCSTASIQGGPNIFAYAASKSAIRGMTKSVACLSTQEGYGVRCNSVHPGNMQTPMLSRMYDVVKAHDPEAAAQMDRLWVGDPVDVANMVLFLASDESRSVNGAAMVVDNTTTITEGAVLKHE; encoded by the coding sequence ATGGGGCGCGTAGCAGGAAAAGTGGCACTGGTAACCGGTGCAGCATCGGGCCTGGGTCTGGCTATTGCCAGCCGATTGGCAGAAGAAGGGGCATCGGTGGTACTCACTGATGTGGCGCGCGAGGCTGGGATGGCCGCTGCTGCGCAACTGCCCAATGCCCGATTTGAGTATCTGGATGTCACCAGTGAATCGGCGTGGGAGTCGCTGCTGCAGTCCATGGATAGCCTGGATGTTCTGGTTAACTGCGCCGGTATCGTTGAGCTGGCCAGCATCGAGCACACCACCGAGGCGCTGTGGCGCAAGATCAACGCCGTGGGCGCGGATGGCACCTTCTTTGGCTGCAAGCATGCCCTGGCGCTGATGAAAGCCAACGGCGGCGGCTCGATCGTCAATATGTGCTCAACAGCCAGTATTCAAGGCGGGCCGAATATCTTTGCCTATGCCGCTTCCAAGAGCGCGATTCGTGGTATGACCAAATCCGTGGCCTGCCTTTCGACCCAGGAAGGCTACGGTGTGCGGTGTAACTCAGTGCACCCTGGCAATATGCAAACACCCATGCTTAGCCGCATGTACGATGTGGTGAAAGCACATGACCCGGAGGCCGCCGCCCAGATGGACCGGCTGTGGGTGGGTGACCCTGTTGATGTCGCCAATATGGTGTTGTTCCTGGCATCGGATGAGTCGCGCTCAGTGAATGGCGCAGCTATGGTGGTGGATAACACCACTACGATCACAGAGGGGGCCGTGCTCAAGCACGAGTAA
- a CDS encoding pyridoxamine 5'-phosphate oxidase family protein, which produces MNDKVENYDDVTKYGLSNQKMEKLLLEQNELTFIWANKQGHPLGVTMSYIWRNGRIWCTATEQRARMKALARDPRCSVVISSAGVDAEISQSITFKGTAILHKDQETKDWFYPDFARHANSPAPTPEAFVEFLDTPMRIIIEVVPEKTISFDGGVMQNATTEALSAD; this is translated from the coding sequence GTGAACGACAAGGTGGAAAACTACGACGATGTGACCAAGTATGGTCTCAGCAACCAGAAAATGGAAAAGCTGCTGCTGGAACAGAACGAGTTGACCTTTATCTGGGCCAATAAACAGGGGCATCCGCTGGGCGTGACCATGAGCTATATCTGGCGCAACGGCCGTATCTGGTGCACCGCCACCGAACAGCGGGCCCGGATGAAAGCCCTGGCCCGTGACCCCCGCTGCAGCGTGGTGATTTCCAGCGCCGGCGTGGACGCCGAGATCAGTCAATCGATCACCTTCAAGGGCACCGCCATTCTGCACAAGGACCAGGAAACCAAAGACTGGTTCTACCCCGACTTTGCCCGCCACGCGAATAGCCCGGCACCCACACCTGAGGCCTTTGTTGAATTTCTGGACACCCCGATGCGCATTATCATCGAAGTGGTACCGGAGAAGACCATCAGCTTCGATGGCGGGGTCATGCAAAATGCCACTACCGAGGCCTTGAGCGCAGACTGA
- a CDS encoding cupin domain-containing protein yields the protein MYLDDPDPLSVLLTRLELSAKVYVNGMFCGTRAVDTGGSRRIPFHLIGSGEAWLHFESEVPQKLQVQDLVVFPRDAHQIISGQDDVIGIGLDTGHGY from the coding sequence ATGTATCTTGACGACCCCGATCCCCTGAGTGTGTTGCTGACACGCCTCGAATTGAGCGCAAAGGTGTATGTGAACGGCATGTTTTGCGGTACCCGGGCTGTCGATACAGGGGGCTCACGACGCATTCCGTTTCACCTGATCGGTAGTGGCGAAGCCTGGCTGCACTTCGAGAGCGAAGTGCCGCAAAAGCTGCAGGTACAGGATTTGGTCGTGTTTCCGCGCGATGCGCATCAAATCATTTCCGGCCAGGATGACGTCATTGGCATCGGTCTCGACACCGGCCATGGTTACTGA
- a CDS encoding SDR family NAD(P)-dependent oxidoreductase: MQLGVATAATGLVACDSSGYSKVPDRRFPVGSFSADATAESVASGLNLTGKTALVTGCNSGLGLETMRVLAARGAHVIGTGRTLEKAELACASVAGETTPAVLELSDFQSAVDCAQFLASLDRPLDMVVANAGFSGDTEFVLDGGIEQTFRVNYLGHFILLNRILPLVHAADAGRVIHLSSAAAYLRAPAGGIDFDSLSTDKGLSRLQKYGQSKLANALFSLQLAKQFEGTSATSNSLHPGMVGTSIARSYPAWFRRAYDSLAPVVGKSVEEGAATQVYLAAHPEVAGVNGAYFEDCTATLVEGDSYLHDEALADTLWHASLDMTRDYL; encoded by the coding sequence ATGCAACTGGGGGTGGCGACGGCTGCCACTGGTCTGGTGGCGTGCGATAGCAGCGGTTATAGCAAGGTGCCTGACAGGCGTTTTCCCGTGGGCAGTTTCAGCGCGGATGCCACGGCCGAGTCCGTGGCCAGCGGCCTGAATCTCACAGGCAAGACAGCGCTGGTTACCGGGTGTAACTCTGGCCTGGGTCTGGAAACCATGCGGGTGCTCGCTGCTCGTGGCGCTCATGTGATTGGCACCGGTCGCACACTTGAGAAGGCGGAGTTGGCCTGCGCGAGTGTGGCGGGGGAAACAACGCCGGCGGTGCTTGAACTGTCGGACTTTCAGTCTGCGGTCGACTGTGCACAGTTCCTGGCGTCATTGGATCGGCCGCTGGATATGGTGGTGGCCAACGCAGGCTTTAGCGGCGATACCGAGTTTGTGCTCGACGGCGGTATTGAACAGACTTTCCGCGTGAATTATCTCGGCCACTTTATTCTGCTTAATCGTATCCTGCCCCTGGTCCATGCGGCAGACGCGGGGCGCGTCATTCATCTGTCCAGCGCCGCAGCCTATCTTCGGGCGCCCGCGGGCGGTATTGATTTCGACAGCCTTTCCACAGACAAAGGCCTTAGCCGTCTGCAGAAATATGGTCAGTCGAAACTCGCCAACGCGCTGTTTTCGCTACAGCTCGCGAAACAGTTTGAGGGTACTTCTGCGACGTCCAATTCCCTGCACCCGGGTATGGTGGGTACCAGCATTGCGAGAAGTTATCCTGCCTGGTTTCGGCGCGCTTACGATTCCCTGGCCCCGGTGGTGGGCAAGTCTGTCGAGGAGGGCGCGGCCACCCAGGTGTATCTTGCGGCGCACCCGGAAGTTGCGGGTGTGAATGGCGCCTATTTCGAAGACTGCACTGCCACGCTCGTGGAGGGAGATAGCTACCTCCACGACGAGGCCTTGGCGGATACCCTATGGCATGCCTCATTGGACATGACTCGCGATTACCTCTAG
- a CDS encoding TonB-dependent receptor domain-containing protein has translation MPDFSGRCAACRYSPEASGAPFGSGCEELDVDSAEDNSPQNAPNTSDVTNEFYNLTANWTIGDWILTSITGYIERTEDFRVEYDAAQVEFLTVLAEQEYEQFSQELRINGDLPQNINLTAGLYYWNSEYDQFQESFDMWYYLGIGFGPEGGLWPGAVSSQLDGTGENEAYSAFASMDWQLTERLMLNLGGRITQEERKLATGTPNFMLNLPDGRAMEIMPGGQVQNFKDDWTEFSPRIALLYDISDDMMVFGSFASGFKSGGFFARTQNVDDINSYDPEYVDTYEIGLKSEWFDNRLRFNATAFYSDYTDKQEEVITNLGDGNVTTIVNNAADVEISGLELELTAQISRSLSGFLNTGFIDAEFSDFTVSDSEGNPVDNSGLELRNAPESTLNVGLDYYLPMGAIELGLHYNYRWRDEYHTILNNDERGLVDAGGFHSASVDLNWGEHFTISVYGRNIGDERYARVIPIGISTFGQYSPPDHYGVELNMSF, from the coding sequence CTGCCTGATTTCAGTGGGCGGTGTGCCGCCTGCCGGTATTCCCCGGAAGCCAGTGGCGCGCCCTTTGGGAGTGGCTGTGAGGAACTGGACGTAGACAGCGCTGAGGATAACTCACCGCAGAATGCACCGAACACCTCGGATGTGACCAACGAGTTCTACAACCTGACTGCCAACTGGACGATCGGCGATTGGATTCTGACCTCGATTACTGGCTACATCGAGCGGACCGAAGATTTCCGAGTAGAGTATGACGCGGCACAGGTGGAGTTTCTGACCGTGCTCGCTGAGCAGGAGTATGAGCAATTCAGTCAGGAGCTGCGCATTAATGGCGATCTGCCCCAGAATATTAATCTCACCGCGGGTCTCTACTACTGGAACTCGGAATACGATCAGTTCCAGGAATCCTTCGACATGTGGTACTACCTGGGCATTGGCTTTGGTCCCGAGGGTGGTCTTTGGCCTGGCGCGGTGTCCAGCCAACTGGACGGCACTGGTGAGAACGAAGCCTACTCTGCGTTTGCCTCCATGGACTGGCAGTTGACCGAGCGACTGATGCTGAACCTGGGTGGCCGCATTACCCAGGAAGAGCGCAAGCTTGCGACCGGTACCCCGAACTTCATGCTCAACCTGCCCGATGGCAGAGCGATGGAAATTATGCCCGGCGGACAGGTGCAGAACTTCAAGGATGACTGGACAGAGTTTTCTCCTCGTATTGCGCTGTTGTATGACATCAGCGACGACATGATGGTGTTTGGCTCTTTCGCCAGTGGTTTCAAGAGCGGCGGTTTCTTCGCTCGTACCCAGAACGTGGATGACATTAATTCCTACGACCCCGAGTATGTGGATACCTACGAGATCGGCCTGAAAAGCGAGTGGTTTGACAACCGCCTGCGTTTCAACGCGACCGCCTTCTACAGTGACTACACGGACAAACAGGAAGAGGTGATTACCAATCTGGGTGACGGCAACGTGACCACGATCGTAAACAACGCAGCAGACGTGGAAATCTCGGGCCTGGAGCTTGAACTGACCGCGCAGATTTCCCGCAGCCTCAGCGGCTTCCTGAACACCGGGTTTATCGATGCGGAATTCTCCGATTTCACCGTGTCTGATTCCGAGGGCAATCCGGTAGACAACTCTGGCCTCGAGTTGCGCAATGCGCCGGAATCTACATTGAATGTGGGGCTGGATTACTACCTGCCCATGGGCGCCATTGAGTTAGGTCTGCACTACAACTACCGCTGGCGCGATGAGTATCACACTATTCTCAATAACGATGAGCGTGGTCTCGTCGATGCCGGTGGTTTCCACAGTGCCAGTGTCGATCTGAACTGGGGTGAGCATTTCACCATCAGTGTGTACGGCCGCAACATTGGCGACGAGCGCTATGCCCGGGTGATCCCCATTGGCATCAGCACGTTTGGCCAGTACAGCCCGCCTGACCACTACGGTGTCGAATTGAACATGTCGTTCTAA
- a CDS encoding TonB-dependent receptor plug domain-containing protein — protein sequence MNRSTVRSIRDVENYAPNVNIDRIAGNNGASISIRGISFQETDKSVDPPAGVILDGVYMGVVAGGLLHNFDMERIEVLRGPQGTLFGKNTTAGALNIVRSAPTGEWGGKVQLTVGSWDLRELRGLLNTPLGENGGLKLYASASQHDGYMEATVYDGDLGAQDYTQYGAKIFYEFTENFDVSFTAERIDDESDVGAWSNFNSFADLACLISVGGVPPAGIPRKPVARPLGVAVRNWT from the coding sequence TTGAATCGCTCGACGGTCAGGTCCATCCGGGATGTCGAAAACTATGCCCCGAACGTCAACATTGACCGTATTGCCGGCAATAATGGCGCGTCCATTTCTATTCGCGGTATCAGCTTCCAGGAGACTGACAAGAGTGTCGATCCGCCCGCTGGCGTCATTCTTGATGGCGTGTACATGGGTGTTGTGGCTGGCGGCCTGCTGCACAACTTTGATATGGAGCGTATTGAAGTTCTGCGGGGTCCGCAGGGAACACTGTTCGGTAAAAACACAACGGCAGGTGCACTCAACATTGTGCGCAGCGCTCCCACCGGCGAGTGGGGTGGCAAGGTTCAGCTAACCGTTGGCAGCTGGGATTTACGCGAGTTGCGCGGCTTGTTGAACACGCCGCTGGGCGAGAACGGTGGCCTGAAACTGTATGCCAGCGCCAGCCAGCATGATGGCTATATGGAGGCGACAGTCTACGACGGTGACCTCGGTGCCCAGGACTACACGCAATACGGCGCCAAGATTTTCTATGAGTTCACTGAGAATTTCGATGTTTCGTTCACCGCCGAGCGGATTGATGATGAGTCCGATGTGGGTGCCTGGTCGAACTTTAACAGCTTTGCTGATCTTGCCTGCCTGATTTCAGTGGGCGGTGTGCCGCCTGCCGGTATTCCCCGGAAGCCAGTGGCGCGCCCTTTGGGAGTGGCTGTGAGGAACTGGACGTAG
- a CDS encoding pyridoxamine 5'-phosphate oxidase family protein, whose amino-acid sequence MQGYEDVTLYKLSEEREQELLRKQVECNFIWTNKEGHGMGVIMNYVARDGSIWLTATKQRPRIKALQRDPRASVVITSMGTDMGPGKQITYKGRVVLHEDQATKDWFYPAMADIISPYPAPTPEAAMQHLDTPLRVIIELIPEMALKFDGDAISKASYDGTVPGGDS is encoded by the coding sequence GTGCAGGGCTACGAAGACGTCACACTTTACAAATTGTCAGAGGAGCGCGAGCAGGAGCTTTTGCGCAAGCAGGTGGAGTGCAACTTCATCTGGACGAACAAGGAAGGTCACGGCATGGGCGTGATCATGAACTATGTGGCCAGGGACGGATCGATCTGGCTGACGGCAACCAAACAGCGCCCCCGTATTAAGGCGTTACAGCGCGATCCGCGTGCGTCGGTAGTGATCACGAGCATGGGCACCGATATGGGGCCCGGCAAGCAGATCACCTATAAGGGCAGGGTGGTGCTCCATGAAGACCAGGCCACCAAGGATTGGTTCTATCCGGCCATGGCCGACATTATTTCGCCGTATCCGGCCCCCACGCCCGAGGCGGCCATGCAGCATCTTGATACACCGCTGCGGGTGATTATCGAACTGATTCCGGAAATGGCGCTGAAGTTCGATGGCGATGCGATTTCCAAAGCCTCCTACGACGGCACAGTACCTGGGGGCGATTCCTGA
- a CDS encoding SDR family NAD(P)-dependent oxidoreductase: MGSLTGKTAVIVGASGEENIGVAIARKLASEGANVVVSARRREPLEALANEIGGLAVACDVTDEAQIEALFFSAINTYGSVDIAVFSAGVYSSVLIAELTAEDARPTLEVSFIGALLFFKHAAAVMSEGGSVMVVSSLTARLPGPTLSVYSGARAGIDYAIKVAAQEYQGQKIRFNSIAAGLIETDMTGPLFEVEPIIAAHVAETPAGRMGTLNDMAEAALFFADGARSGFINGQILDLAGGQQTGHLPRF; this comes from the coding sequence ATGGGTAGTCTGACAGGAAAAACCGCCGTCATTGTCGGCGCTTCCGGCGAAGAAAACATTGGCGTAGCGATTGCACGCAAGCTGGCCAGCGAGGGCGCCAACGTGGTTGTCTCTGCGCGCCGCCGCGAGCCCTTGGAGGCGCTGGCCAATGAGATCGGCGGACTCGCAGTGGCGTGTGATGTCACGGACGAGGCGCAGATCGAAGCCTTGTTTTTCAGCGCGATCAACACCTATGGCAGTGTCGACATCGCGGTATTTTCTGCCGGGGTGTATTCCTCAGTACTGATTGCCGAACTCACTGCTGAAGACGCGCGACCGACACTGGAAGTGAGTTTTATCGGCGCACTGCTGTTCTTCAAGCATGCTGCCGCGGTTATGTCTGAAGGCGGCTCTGTCATGGTGGTGTCATCGCTGACCGCGCGACTTCCCGGCCCGACTCTGTCTGTGTATTCGGGTGCCCGCGCGGGTATCGACTACGCCATCAAGGTGGCTGCTCAGGAGTACCAGGGGCAGAAAATTCGTTTCAACTCCATTGCGGCCGGCTTGATCGAAACTGACATGACCGGGCCATTGTTCGAAGTGGAGCCGATTATTGCAGCCCACGTTGCCGAGACGCCGGCAGGGCGTATGGGCACCCTCAATGACATGGCCGAGGCGGCATTGTTCTTCGCGGACGGCGCACGTTCCGGATTTATCAATGGTCAGATCCTCGATCTGGCGGGCGGTCAGCAGACCGGTCATTTACCACGTTTTTAA